The Sander lucioperca isolate FBNREF2018 chromosome 15, SLUC_FBN_1.2, whole genome shotgun sequence genome window below encodes:
- the wnt8b gene encoding protein Wnt-8b, protein MFMHLEVFYYIFILLAHMRSYCCWSVNNFLMTGPKAYLIYSSSVAAGAQSGIEECKYQFAWDRWNCPERALQLSTHSSLRSANRETAFVHAISSAGVMYTLTRNCSLGDFDNCGCDDSRNGQRGGHGWLWGGCSDNVGFGEAISKQFVDALETGQDARAAMNLHNNEAGRKAVKGTMQRTCKCHGVSGSCTTQTCWLQLPEFREVGNYLKEKYHRALKVDLLRGAGNSAASRGAIAETFSSISRKELVHLEDSPDYCLENRTLGLPGTEGRECLKKGKNLSKWEKRSCKRLCGECGLAVEERKAEMVSSCNCKFHWCCAVKCEQCRKTVTKYFCVKKGGQRVRNESAGSRRKNLRLRKKH, encoded by the exons ATGTTCATGCATTTGGAGGTTTTCTATTACATTTTCATTCTCCTGGCTCACATGAGGTCGTACTGCTGCTG GTCAGTGAATAATTTCTTGATGACTGGACCCAAG gcgTACCTGATCTACTCCAGCAGTGTGGCAGCAGGAGCTCAGAGTGGCATAGAGGAGTGCAAGTATCAGTTTGCATGGGACCGCTGGAACTGCCCTGAGAGAGCCCTGCAGCTGTCCACACACAGCAGCCTGCGCAGCG CAAATCGGGAGACAGCGTTCGTTCATGCCATCAGCTCCGCCGGAGTCATGTACACTTTAACCAGGAACTGCAGTCTCGGAGACTTTGACAACTGTGGCTGTGATGACAGCAGGAACGGACAACGAG GTGGTCATGGTTGGCTCTGGGGCGGATGCAGTGACAATGTTGGCTTTGGCGAGGCCATCTCCAAACAGTTTGTTGATGCGTTGGAGACTGGGCAGGACGCACGGGCAGCCATGAATCTCCACAATAACGAGGCTGGGCGTAAG GCTGTGAAGGGGACTATGCAGAGGACATGTAAGTGCCACGGGGTGTCTGGAAGTTGCACCACTCAGACCTGCTGGCTGCAGCTGCCAGAGTTCAGGGAGGTGGGCAACTACTTAAAGGAAAAGTACCACAGGGCTCTGAAGGTGGATCTTCTCCGAGGTGCGGGTAACAGCGCGGCCAGCCGGGGGGCCATCGCCGAGACCTTTAGCTCCATATCTCGTAAGGAGCTGGTTCACCTTGAAGACTCCCCCGATTACTGCCTGGAAAACCGCACTCTGGGCTTGCCGGGCACAGAGGGCCGCGAGTGCCTCAAGAAGGGCAAGAACTTGAGCAAATGGGAGAAACGGAGCTGCAAGAGGCTTTGCGGAGAGTGTGGGCTGGCTGTGGAGGAGCGCAAAGCTGAGATGGTGTCGAGCTGTAATTGTAAATTCCACTGGTGCTGCGCGGTAAAGTGTGAGCAGTGCAGGAAGACAGTGACCAAGTACTTTTGTGTCAAGAAAGGAGGTCAGAGGGTAAGGAATGAGAGCGCCGGTAGCCGCCGGAAGAACCTCAGACTGAGGAAGAAGCACTGA